The Faecalibacterium sp. I3-3-89 sequence AGCCGCCGAAGGTCAGGCCCTTGCCGGTGAGCATACCGCCCTGAAAACTGTTGGTCAGGCGCTTGTACTGGCCGAACATATAGCCGACCTCGCGGCCGCCGACGCCGATGTCACCGGCAGGGCAGTCCACGAACTGGCCGATGTGGCGGTACAGCTCGGTCATGAAGCTCTGGCAGAAGCGCATGACTTCCATGTCGCTCTTGCCGTGGGGGTCGAAGTCAGAGCCGCCCTTGCCGCCGCCCATGGGCAGGGTGGTCAGGCTGTTCTTGAAGGTCTGCTCAAAGCCGAGGAACTTCAGGATGCCCTGATTGACAGAGGGGTGGAAGCGCAGGCCGCCCTTGTAGGGGCCGATGGCGCTGTTGAACTGGACGCGGTAGCCGCGGTTCACCTGGACCTTGCCCTGATCATCGACCCAAGGCACACGGAAGGAGATGATGCGCTCCGGTTCGACCAGACGCTCGATGAGGCCGGCCTTCTCGTACTCGGGGTGCTTCTCCACGACGGGCTGGATGCTCTCCAGCACCTCACGGACAGCCTGCAGGAACTCAGGCTCGTTGGCATTGCGCTTCTCGAGGCCCTCGTAGACACGCTTCAGATATTCATTCGTCAGCATAGTAAGATACTCCTTTTCCCTTAACTCTATCGTGTAGCTCTATCATGAGGCTCCGGCTCTCCCGTTTCCACGGCGAGGACAGCGAACCTCAGCACACTTCGTTATTATAAAGCTTTATCCGCCGATTTACAAGATGGCCCGCCCTGCAAAAGCTGGAAAATCTTTCAAAAAAACTACAGAAAAGATGAACATACTTCACAAAAAAGAACGGGTGCTTCAAAAAGCGGCGATAACGCATGATTTTGCGAAAGAATAAAAATCCCCCTGCACCGGCCCGGGAAGGGCGGTGCAGGGGGATAAGTCTTACTTCAGCAGCTTCTCGCAGGCGTCAGCGGCACCCTCGAGGAACTGTCCGCCGTAGGTCTCGATCATGCCGGCGTCGGACAGTGCGGCCAGCTGGGGGTCGATGGGGCACTTAGCCAGCACGGGCAGGTGATGCTTTGCGGCCACCTCGTCCACATGGCTGTCGCCGAACACATTGATGTGCTTGCCGCAGTCGGGGCAGACGATGTAGCTCATGTTCTCGACGATGCCCAGCATAGGCACCTTCATCATCTCGGCCATGTTCACAGCCTTGGCGACGATCATGCTCACCAGCTCCTGCGGGCTTGCCACGACGACGATGCCGTCCACAGGCAGGCTCTGGAAGACGGTCAGGGGCACATCGCCCGTTCCCGGAGGCATATCCACGAACAGGAAATCGACGTCCTTCCAGACCACATCGGTCCAGAACTGCTTGACCGCACCGGCGATGACGGGGCCGCGCCAGACGACGGGGTCCTCTTCGTTCTCCACCAGCAGGTTGATGCTCATGACGTCGATGCCCATCCGGCTCTGGATGGGCCAGCAGCCCTTGTCGTCCACCATGGCGCGGCCATGGATGCCGAACAGCTTCGGGATGGACGGGCCGGTGATGTCGGCGTCGAGGATGCCGCAGTGGTAGCCGCGGCGTGCCATGGCGCAGGCCAGCAGGGCGCTGGTCATGCTCTTGCCGACGCCGCCCTTGCCGGACACGACGCCGATGACCTTCTTGACGCTGCTGTTAGGGTTGGGGGCGTCATGCTGGGGTGCAGCATTGCGGGAAGAACACGCTGCCCCGCAGTTGGAGCAGTCATGGGTACATTCTTCGCTCATTGTCTCATTGCGCACGGCCGTGGTGCCGGGGTGCGCTTCCTCCTTGCATTCTTAGATCCTGTCTGGCAGAAAACGCTCCGCCAGATGCAATATATATCATATCATAAAACTGGGAAAGAAACAACCCACGCCGCCGCTCATATTTCCCAGAGCGGCGTGCATACCTATAAAAGGATACGAGCAGGAAAGGGAGGGGGCGCAGTGGGGAAGAGCTATCTGAAAAACGCGGCCCTGATGACCGGAGCAGATGTCCTGCTCCGGCTGGCAGGGATGGGGCTGCGCATCTGGCTGGCGAACGCGCTGGGCGGCGAGGGGATGGGGCTGTATCAGCTGGTGCTGGCGGTCTACTCGCTTTTCGTCACGCTGGCGACGGCAGGCGTATCGGTGGCGGCCACCCGCCTGATGGCCGAAGAGCTGGCCCGAAGCCCGGCCGAGGCCCGGGGGATGCTGCGCCGTCTTCTGCTGGCGGGGGCCGGGCTGGGAGTGACGGCGTTGGCGGCCCAGTTCGGTCTGGCCGGCCTCGCCGCACGGTGGTGGCTGGGAGATGCCCGGGCGGCGGGGGCATTGCGCGTCTCGTCGCTGGGCCTGCCGTGGATGGCGGTGTCGTCGGTGCTGCGGGGCTTTTTCATCGCCCGACGGCGGGTCGAGCCGAATGTCCTGAGCCAGCTGGCTGAGCAGACCGTCCGCATCGGCATCGTCTGGACCGCGCTGGGCCGGGCCGACGCTCTCGGATGGGATGCGGGGCAGCGCTGTACGGCAGTGCTGGGCGCAACGGCGGCCAGCGAGGCCGTCAGCACCGGTCTGATGGCCCTGTTCTACTGCCGGGAGGCCCGCCGATGCTTCGGCTCACAGCCTGTACAGCGTCCCCATGACCCGGGGCGGCGGCTCTGGGACATCCTCTGGCCGGTGGAGGGCGGGCGATGTCTCGCCAGTGCCCTCCACACCGCCGAGAATATGTTGGTCCCAGCCTGTCTTGCGGTCTATCTGCAATGCTCCGGCGGGCGTGCCGAGGCTGTGACCCAGTACGGAAACCTGAAAGGGATGGCCCTGCCCCTGCTGACCTTTCCCTTCGGGCTGCTGGGGAGTCTGTCCGTCCTCCTGATGCCCGAGATCACCCAAGCCCATCTCCGGGGGCAGAGCAGGCGCCTCTCCGTCCTCATCGACCGGATGCTGCGGCTCACAGGCTATTTTTCGGCGCTGGCGGGGGCAGCATTCTGGGTGTGGGGACAGCCGCTGGCCGAGGCACTCTACGGCAGCGCGGAGGCGGGCAGCTATCTCGTCATCCTCGGCCCGGCCATGCCGCTGATGTACCTCGAGAGCATGGTGGACGGCGCGATGAAGGGGATGGGAGAGCAGAAAGCCGTCTTCCGGTACAGTATGTGGGACTCCTGCCTCCGCATCGCGGGGGTGGTGCTCCTGCTGCCCCGGTTCGGGATGAAAGGGTTCCTCTTCGTGATCCTGCTGTCCAGTCTCTACACCTGCGCCGCCAACACCGGGCGGCTGCTGTCCAGCTGCGGCCTGCCGCTGCGACTGTGGCGGTGGCTGGGGGCACCGGGTCTTGCGGGGACGGCCGGTGCCGGAGCGGGGCTGGCGCTGCGGAAGCTCCTGACCCCATGGCTGGCGAGAGGAGTGCCCGCGCAGCTGGCGGCGGTGGCGCTGGGCGGTGCGGGGATGACGCTGGTCTGCTTTGCGGCGGCATGGCCGCTGGGCCTCGGCGAGGAGCTGCGGGACGTGGTGGCAGGGGAGAGAAGACACAAAAGCGCTGGACATGGGGAGAAGAATCGAGTATAATGATACAGATACGATGGGGCGATAGGCCCTTGGGTCGAAAAAACGGCGGCTGGCGTCTCTCCGACACCGGCCCTGATGCAAAAGAGGACTTTTTGTGAAGGAAAAGAAAACAAGTATGCTGCAGGTGCTGGCCCGCCGGGCCTTTTTGGTGGTGCTGGACGCAGCCATCGTAGCCTTCAGCTTTTATTTTGCGCTCCTGCTCCGCGCAGACGGCGCAGTCGAGGCCTCGTGGTGGCCTCACAACCGTGCCCTGCTCTACGCGAACCTGCCGTGGATCGTGGCGGTCTATCTGCTCAGCTTCTTGGGCGGGAGACTCTACACCATCCTCTGGAAATACGCCGGAGAGCGGGACCTCATCCGTCTGGCTGGGATGATCGCTGCCCCGACGGTCGTGGTGTATCTGGTCAACCGCTGCTTCATCCATGGTGTGCTCTTCAACTCGGCCAACGCGATGGCTTCGGTGCTCATCTTCCTGCTCGTCGGCGGGAGCCGTCTGGCGTGGCGGCTCTTCCTGAACCACCCGCTGGGCGAGCGGCTGCGGGGCAACACCAGCAAAGACCCCAACCGCCCTGTGATGATCGTGGGCGCGGGCGAGGCCGGTGCGTGGGCCATCAACGTCTGCAAGAGCAACGGCAGCTACGGCCACCCGGTGGTGGCGGTGGACGATGACCCCGCCAAGCTGGGTCAGACCATCCACGGCGTCCCGGTGAAGGGCACGCTGGAGGAGATCCCCGACCTGTGCACCCGCTACAGCATCCACACCATCATCATTGCCATCCCGACCTTGCGGGGCAGCCGCCTGAACCATGTCATCGACCTCTGCGTCTCTACCCACTGTGCGGTGCAGATGCTCAGCGACCCCCAGCTTGTGGGGGCAGGCGCACCCCAGCAGGGGGCGTTCCGAGAGCTGAATACGGCCGACTTCCTCTCCCGTGAGGAGGTCACGCTGGACACGGCCCAGATCTCGGGCTACCTCACCGGCAAGACCGTGCTGGTGACGGGCGGCGGCGGCAGTATCGGCAGCGAGCTTTGCCGTCAGGTCATGCGCTTCAGACCCGCGAAGCTGCTCATCTTCGATATTTACGAGAACTGCGCCTACGAGCTGCAGATGGAACTACAACAGAAGTATGGCCGCGATGTGCCCATCACGGTGCTGGTGGGTTCCATCCGGGACAAGGCCCGTCTGGACGAGGTCTTTGAGACCTACCACCCCACGGTGGTGTTCCACGCCGCGGCCCACAAGCACGTCCCGCTCATGGAGATCAGTCCCGCTGAGGCCGTCAAGAATAACGTCTTCGGCACCAAGAACCTGCTGGTCAGCGCCAGCGAACACGGTGTGGAGCGGCTGGTGCAGCTTTCCACCGATAAGGCCGTCAACCCCACCAGCGTTATGGGCTGCACCAAGCGCCTGTGCGAGATGCTCATTCAGACCTTTGCGGGCAACACCGACATGAAGTGCGTGGCCGTCCGCTTCGGCAACGTGCTGGGCAGCCACGGCAGCGTCATCCCGCTGTTCGAGGCGCAGATCAAAAAAGGCGGCCCCGTCACCCTGACTGACCCCAACATCGAGCGCTATTTCATGACCATCCCGGAGGCCGCGCAGCTGGTGCTGCAGGCCGGCGCATTGGCTGAGAGCGGCAGCATCTATGTGCTGGATATGGGTGAGCCGGTCAAGATCATGGATCTCGCAAAGCAGCTCATCCGTTTCTACGGCTACGAGCCGGGCGTGAATATGGACATCAAGATCGTGGGTCTCCGCCCCGGCGAGAAGCTCTACGAAGAGCTGATGATGGACGAGGAACAGGACAAGATGCGCCGTACCGGCCACAATAAGATCTTCGTGGCTCCGCCCCGGAACATCGACCTTGGCGAGTTCTATCAGCAGCTTCAGGAGCTGTCTGCCGCCGCCGAGCACAACGACGACAACGTCGTAGCCCAGCTGGCCAAGATGGTGCCTACCTTTACCCCCACCCGGGAGAACCTCAAGCTGTGAACTGCTGGCTGCACGGCATTCGGCCGTGTAAAAATATATGAGAGGGATGTATATCATGGAAAAGAAACCGTTTTTGACTGAGTCGATGGCTCAGGACATCATTCAGGACGTGCCCACCCCCTTCCACGTCTACGACGAGAAAGGCATCCGGGAGAACGCCCGCCGCATCAACAAAGCCTTCAGCTGGAATAAGGGCTTCCGCGAGTATTTCGCGGTCAAGGCTCTGCCCAACCCCATCATCCTCCAGATCCTGAAGGAAGAGGGCTGCGGCGTGGACTGCTCCTCCCTGACCGAGCTGATGCTCAGTGAGGTGTGCGGCTTCAGCGGCAGCGACATCATGTTCTCCTCCAACCAGACCCCCGTGGAGGACATGAAGAAGGCCTACGAGCTGGGCGCTTATATCAACCTCGACGACGCCACGATGGTGGACTTCCTCGACCGGGTGGCCGGTGTGCCGGAGAACATCTTCTGCCGCTACAATCCGGGCGGCACCTTCCAGTTGGGCGAGAGCAAGGAGGGCTTTCAGGTCATGGACAAGCCCGGAGATGCCAAGTACGGCATGACCGAGGAGCAGATGATCGACAGCTACAAGAAGCTGGCTGCAAAGGGAGCTAAGAACTTCGGCATCCACGCCTTCCTCGCTTCCAACACCATTTCGGACGCCTACTACCCCGAGCTGGCTGCGATCCTGTTCCAGCTGGCGGTCCGCGTCCAGAAGGCCACCGGCGTCCACATCGCCTACATCAACCTGTCCGGCGGCGTGGGCATCCCGTACCGTCCTGAGCAGACTGAGAACGACATCATGGCCATCGGCGAGGGTGTCCGTAAGAAATTCGAGGAGATCCTGGTCCCTGCCGGGATGGGCGATGTCGCCATCTTCACCGAGATGGGCCGCTTCACCACCGGCCCCTACGGCGCGCTGGTGGCAACTGCCATCCACGAGAAGCACATCTACAAGGAGTACATCGGTCTGGACGCCTGTGCGGCCAACCTGATGCGCCCCGCCATGTACGGCGCTTACCATCACATCACGGTGCTGGGCAAGGAGAATGCCCCCTGCGACCACAAGTATGACGTAGTGGGCGGCCTGTGCGAGAACAACGACAAGTTTGCCATCGACCGGATGCTGCCCAAGATCGACATCGGCGACATCGTGTATATTCACGACACCGGTGCCCACGGCTCTGCGATGGGCTACAACTACAACGGCAAGCTGCGCAGCGCCGAAGTCCTGCTCTGCGAGGACGGCTCCCACCGTCTCATCCGCCGCGCCGAGACTCCCCGCGACTACTTCGCAACGCTGGACTTCCTGCCCTTCATGAAGCCGCTGCTGGGCGAGTACGACGACTAATCGGTCTTCTGAGACCATTACACCAGAATAAAGCGAGGAACGACGCAGATGTTTTTTGGATTCCAACTCACCTGTGGCCTGATGCTGGTCTTTTACGGGTATTCGGTCATGAAAAATCCCCGGGTCTGGGGCGATCAGGGCCGTCAGGCCGTCAAGGCTGAAAATTTTCCCGAGTACTGCCGTCAGAACGGACTTTTCTTCCTGAAGGCGGGCTTTCTTATGGCCCTCATCGGTGCACTGGACGCACTGGTAACGCTTTCAGGCCTGCTGTACGTCCTGCTGTACCTGTTCGGGCTGGCTTTCGCGTTCTATCCGCTCACCCGCTGGTGCAAAGAGAACGAGGGCTTTTCGTGGCCATGGCCTCGCGTTGAGAGCGAGAAAAAGCGCATCAAAAAGCTGCGTCAGCAGCAGGAGGCCGAAAAGGCGGAACGAGAAGAAAAGTAAATAGCAAAAAAGAGGCCGCTGTAAAAGCAACCTCTCAGTCTCACTTCGTTCGACAGCTCCCCTACCGAGGGGAGCCTCTGGCGAAGAGATTGGGCTTTCTGCCATGCCAAAGCCTCCCCTCGATAGGGGAGGTGGCACGGCGAAGCCGTGACGGAGAGGTTGAACACAGCGGCCTTTTTTTGTTTTCTTAAATCAAACCATTTTCTTTGCAGTAGTGGTAAATACCATCCTCCGCACAGGGACGACAGACCTCGCTGGCAATGGCTTTCAGGTCGGGGGAGGCGTTGCCCATGGCCACACTGTGGCCGACGGCCTGAAACATTTCTATATCGTTGTTCCCATCGCCGAAAGCCATCGCATCTTCCTTTGTCAGGCCGTAGTGGGCCAGTACCTTCCGGATGCCTGCGCCCTTGCCGCCCGAGGTGGGGATGATGTCTACGGCCCTGTCCCACCACGCGGCGATCTTTGCGCCGGTGGTGCCCTTGAGGATGGCAGGCCAGTCCTGCTTGCGGCAGCCCATCAGCAGCTGGAAGACTTCACCTCGGGAGACTTCATCGAACTTATCGGAAATGACCGGCGCTCGTCCGCCGATGGCGTAATATGCCGTTAAATCGTCATCCGTTCCGTTGGAGAGCAGCTGCGTCCGGCCCGCGACCGAAACGGGCCGCCCCAGAGCAGCCGCATTTTTGAGGATGGTCTGCACATCCTGCGGCGGGATGGGGCTGGCAAAAATATCTCCGCGGCGGTCGTAGCAGTAGGAGCCGTTGTAGGTAAGAAAGACGTCGAACTCCACGCCGTCGAATCTCGGCACGATGAGCGGGGAACGCCCGGTGGCGATGGCCAGCAGGATGCCGTTTTGCTGTAAGCGGCGCAGAGCGTCCAAAGTCGGCTTGGTGATGCGCTTTTTCTCCATGTCGATGAGAGTACCGTCGATGTCGAAAAAGATGATGCGGGGCTTGCGCATGATATGATACCTCCAATGCAAAACGAGGGGAGAGGCTTACTTATGAGCTGTGGTCGCCCCACGGGCCGGGGTTGTGCGGCTCGGCCTCTCTCAAAAGGGCCTCGGCGGTCTTGCGGTCAGGATACATCAGAATGCCTCCTTATTATAGCGCGTCGATGTCGGCCTTTTCCATCTTACTTCTCCTCGGCGGGGGCCTGCTTATTTTTATCCAGCGCGTCGAACTGCTTTACGATCTGCGGGTCTTTCAGTTTGATGACCTTGCCGGAGAGGTAGTGGAGGGTATTTTCCTCAGGGATGTCGAGGAAGCTGATACGGACGGCGCAGAGGGCCTGCGTCGTGGTGCCGGTGCGCTCGTTCATCTTCCGGTTGCCGTATTTGATGTCGCCCAGCACCGGCTTGCCCAGATAGGCCAGATGGGCACGGATCTGATGGGTGCGGCCGGTGATAAGGCCGATGCGGCAGAGGGCGAAGGGGCCTGCCGTCCGCAGCACATCCACATCGGTGATGATCTGCTTGCGGCGCTCGTCCTGTGACTGGTGGGCGTGGATGCTCACCTTGTTGTTCTTTTCGTCGTGCTCCCACCACGCGGTGAACCGTCCGCTCTGGGGGATGCCCACGGTAATGGTGTAATACTCTTTTTTGAGCAGGTCGGTGCGGATGATCTCGTTCATGTCCCGGAGGGCGGCGTAGCTCTTGGCCGCAATGACGAGGCCCTCGGTGCCCCGGTCGAGGCGGTTGCAGATGCCGGGCTTGAAGCGGTTCTCGCCCTGCGGGTCGTATTCGCCTTTTTGGGCCAGATACTGGGTAAATGCGTCCACGAGATTCGCGTCGCCGGTGCGGTCGCTGTGGCAGAGCAGGTGGGTGGGCTTGTAGAGGACGGCGATGTTCTCATCCTCGTAGATGACCGTCACCTTGGGCTGGTTCTGCTGTTTCTTGGGGGCAGGCTTATGGGCCGGCCTTGCACCCTCCGGCGGGAAGAACTCGTCGTTGATGTACAGCTCGATGAGGTCGCCGGCCTTGATGCGGTCTTCGGGCGCACCCTTTTTGCCGTTGACCTTGATGCGCTTGTTGCGGAAGCTCTTGTATAAGAGGCTGGTAGGGAAGTCGCGGGTCACGCTCTGGACAAAGCGGGAGAGGCGGACGCCCTCGTCGTTGGCGGTGGCAGTGTATTGTTTCATAAAAGCATATCCTTTTTTATTTTCTGAAAAGATGTCGTTTGTCTTTTTGCCGAAGCCCCCCTACAAGGGAAGCTGGAGAGGGGCCTGCGATGAGACTGAGAGGGCTGCTTCTACCTTATAATAATCTACTCTTCTCATGAAGTCAACGCAGAATATTTTCGGTCGGCTCTTGTCTTTTGCTGAAAATGGGGTACTATAAAAGAAACGACTGCAATGCAAAGGAGCACAGCTATGGCGGGACAGAACATAAGCCACGAGGGACACCGACAGCGGATGCGCACCCGGGTGGAACAGTACGGGCTGGAAAGCCTCGCACCCCACGAAGTGCTGGAATACCTGCTCTACATCACCAACGCCCGCCGGGACACCAACGGCATCGCCCACGCGCTGCTGGAGCGGTTCGGCAGCTTTACCGGGGTGCTGGAGGCCAGTGAAGAAGAGCTGTGCAGTGTGGCGGGCATCGGCCCGGCCAGCGCCCGGATGCTGCATCTCCTGCCCGAGGTGAGCCGATACTATGAGCACGACCGCACCAGTACCGAGGGTGCGCTGACGACCACCGAGCGGCTGGTGACTTACCTGAAGCCCCGCTTCGCCGGGGCAAGGCAGGAGAAGGTCCTGCTCCTTTCGCTGGACAGCCGCAGCCGGGTAAAGGGGGTCTGCTGGCTGAAAGAAGGGAACAGCCGGATGGTGGGTCTGGAGGTGAAGGATGTCGTCTCGGCGGCGCTCCGAGGCGGGACGGAGAGTGTTGTGCTCTGCCATAATCACCCGAACGGTGTGCCGCTGCCCTCCCGGGAAGACCTTGCCGCCACGGAAAACATCGTCCGTGCGCTGGGGCTGGTGAAGATACGCCTGCGCGACCACATCATCATCGCGGAAAATGAGTATTTTTCCATGCGGGAATCCAACCGCCTGCCCTTCTACGACTTCGAGACCGGCACAATGCTACGCCCATATGGAAGAGAATGATTTACATTATAAAATAATTGTGGTATAATAGCGCTACGACATACAACTAATCGTAGTTTCAAAAAGGAGGGCTTTTTGTGGCAGAGGAAAAATTCCATCTGGTGTCGTCCTACGCCCCCACGGGCGACCAGCCGCAGGCCATCGCCCAGCTGGTGGAAGGGGTAGAGCGGGGCGACCGCTGCCAGACCTTGCTGGGCGTCACCGGCAGCGGCAAGACCTTCACGATGGCGAATGTCATCGCCCAGTGCAACCGTCCCACGCTGGTGCTGGCCCATAACAAGACGCTGGCGGCCCAGCTCTGCACCGAGTTCCGCTCGTTCTTCCCGGACAATGCTGTGGAGTATTTCGTCTCCTACTACGACTACTACCAGCCGGAGGCCTATATCCCCAGCACCGATACCTATATCGAGAAGGACAGTGCCATCAACGACGAGATCGACCGTCTGCGCCACTCGGCCACGGCGGCGCTGTCGGAGCGGCGGGATGTCATCATCGTGGCGTCAGTGTCCTGCATCTACTCTCTGGGCGACCCTATTGATTACCGCAGCATGGTCATCAGCCTGCGGCCCGGGATGCAGATGGAGCGGGACGAGCTGTGCGAGAAGCTGGTGACGCTGCAATATGAGCGGAACGACGTCAACTTTATCCGCAATAAATTCCGCGTCCATGGGGACATCGTGGACATCTATCTGGCCTATATGAGCGAGCTGGCCATCCGGGTGGAATTTTTCGGCGACGAGATCGACCGCATCACCGAGTTCAACCCCCTCACCGGCGCAAAACAGAACGTGGTGAAGCACGTTGCCATCTTCCCGGCCAGCCACTATATCGTCAGCGCCGACAAAAAGGCTGCGGCCATCGAGAAGATCCGGGCAGAGTGCGACGCGCAGGTGAAGCAGTTCACCTCGGAGGGCAAGCTCATCGAGGCCCAGCGCATCCAGCAGCGGACGAACTACGACATCGAGATGCTCACCGAGGTGGGCATCTGCAAGGGCATTGAGAACTACTCCGCTGTCCTGTCGGGCCGCGCGCCGGGCAGTATGCCCACGACCCTGCTGGACTATTTCCCGGAGGATTTTCTGCTCTTCGTGGACGAGAGCCATGTCACCCTGCCGCAGGTGCGGGCCATGTACGGCGGGGATTATGCCCGCAAAAAGACGCTGGTGGAGTACGGCTTCCGCCTGCCGTCGGCCTTCGACAACCGCCCC is a genomic window containing:
- a CDS encoding RluA family pseudouridine synthase, with amino-acid sequence MKQYTATANDEGVRLSRFVQSVTRDFPTSLLYKSFRNKRIKVNGKKGAPEDRIKAGDLIELYINDEFFPPEGARPAHKPAPKKQQNQPKVTVIYEDENIAVLYKPTHLLCHSDRTGDANLVDAFTQYLAQKGEYDPQGENRFKPGICNRLDRGTEGLVIAAKSYAALRDMNEIIRTDLLKKEYYTITVGIPQSGRFTAWWEHDEKNNKVSIHAHQSQDERRKQIITDVDVLRTAGPFALCRIGLITGRTHQIRAHLAYLGKPVLGDIKYGNRKMNERTGTTTQALCAVRISFLDIPEENTLHYLSGKVIKLKDPQIVKQFDALDKNKQAPAEEK
- a CDS encoding oligosaccharide flippase family protein; this translates as MGKSYLKNAALMTGADVLLRLAGMGLRIWLANALGGEGMGLYQLVLAVYSLFVTLATAGVSVAATRLMAEELARSPAEARGMLRRLLLAGAGLGVTALAAQFGLAGLAARWWLGDARAAGALRVSSLGLPWMAVSSVLRGFFIARRRVEPNVLSQLAEQTVRIGIVWTALGRADALGWDAGQRCTAVLGATAASEAVSTGLMALFYCREARRCFGSQPVQRPHDPGRRLWDILWPVEGGRCLASALHTAENMLVPACLAVYLQCSGGRAEAVTQYGNLKGMALPLLTFPFGLLGSLSVLLMPEITQAHLRGQSRRLSVLIDRMLRLTGYFSALAGAAFWVWGQPLAEALYGSAEAGSYLVILGPAMPLMYLESMVDGAMKGMGEQKAVFRYSMWDSCLRIAGVVLLLPRFGMKGFLFVILLSSLYTCAANTGRLLSSCGLPLRLWRWLGAPGLAGTAGAGAGLALRKLLTPWLARGVPAQLAAVALGGAGMTLVCFAAAWPLGLGEELRDVVAGERRHKSAGHGEKNRV
- a CDS encoding Cof-type HAD-IIB family hydrolase; translated protein: MRKPRIIFFDIDGTLIDMEKKRITKPTLDALRRLQQNGILLAIATGRSPLIVPRFDGVEFDVFLTYNGSYCYDRRGDIFASPIPPQDVQTILKNAAALGRPVSVAGRTQLLSNGTDDDLTAYYAIGGRAPVISDKFDEVSRGEVFQLLMGCRKQDWPAILKGTTGAKIAAWWDRAVDIIPTSGGKGAGIRKVLAHYGLTKEDAMAFGDGNNDIEMFQAVGHSVAMGNASPDLKAIASEVCRPCAEDGIYHYCKENGLI
- a CDS encoding JAB domain-containing protein, which codes for MAGQNISHEGHRQRMRTRVEQYGLESLAPHEVLEYLLYITNARRDTNGIAHALLERFGSFTGVLEASEEELCSVAGIGPASARMLHLLPEVSRYYEHDRTSTEGALTTTERLVTYLKPRFAGARQEKVLLLSLDSRSRVKGVCWLKEGNSRMVGLEVKDVVSAALRGGTESVVLCHNHPNGVPLPSREDLAATENIVRALGLVKIRLRDHIIIAENEYFSMRESNRLPFYDFETGTMLRPYGRE
- a CDS encoding nucleoside-diphosphate sugar epimerase/dehydratase; translated protein: MKEKKTSMLQVLARRAFLVVLDAAIVAFSFYFALLLRADGAVEASWWPHNRALLYANLPWIVAVYLLSFLGGRLYTILWKYAGERDLIRLAGMIAAPTVVVYLVNRCFIHGVLFNSANAMASVLIFLLVGGSRLAWRLFLNHPLGERLRGNTSKDPNRPVMIVGAGEAGAWAINVCKSNGSYGHPVVAVDDDPAKLGQTIHGVPVKGTLEEIPDLCTRYSIHTIIIAIPTLRGSRLNHVIDLCVSTHCAVQMLSDPQLVGAGAPQQGAFRELNTADFLSREEVTLDTAQISGYLTGKTVLVTGGGGSIGSELCRQVMRFRPAKLLIFDIYENCAYELQMELQQKYGRDVPITVLVGSIRDKARLDEVFETYHPTVVFHAAAHKHVPLMEISPAEAVKNNVFGTKNLLVSASEHGVERLVQLSTDKAVNPTSVMGCTKRLCEMLIQTFAGNTDMKCVAVRFGNVLGSHGSVIPLFEAQIKKGGPVTLTDPNIERYFMTIPEAAQLVLQAGALAESGSIYVLDMGEPVKIMDLAKQLIRFYGYEPGVNMDIKIVGLRPGEKLYEELMMDEEQDKMRRTGHNKIFVAPPRNIDLGEFYQQLQELSAAAEHNDDNVVAQLAKMVPTFTPTRENLKL
- a CDS encoding diaminopimelate decarboxylase, yielding MEKKPFLTESMAQDIIQDVPTPFHVYDEKGIRENARRINKAFSWNKGFREYFAVKALPNPIILQILKEEGCGVDCSSLTELMLSEVCGFSGSDIMFSSNQTPVEDMKKAYELGAYINLDDATMVDFLDRVAGVPENIFCRYNPGGTFQLGESKEGFQVMDKPGDAKYGMTEEQMIDSYKKLAAKGAKNFGIHAFLASNTISDAYYPELAAILFQLAVRVQKATGVHIAYINLSGGVGIPYRPEQTENDIMAIGEGVRKKFEEILVPAGMGDVAIFTEMGRFTTGPYGALVATAIHEKHIYKEYIGLDACAANLMRPAMYGAYHHITVLGKENAPCDHKYDVVGGLCENNDKFAIDRMLPKIDIGDIVYIHDTGAHGSAMGYNYNGKLRSAEVLLCEDGSHRLIRRAETPRDYFATLDFLPFMKPLLGEYDD
- the uvrB gene encoding excinuclease ABC subunit UvrB; translation: MAEEKFHLVSSYAPTGDQPQAIAQLVEGVERGDRCQTLLGVTGSGKTFTMANVIAQCNRPTLVLAHNKTLAAQLCTEFRSFFPDNAVEYFVSYYDYYQPEAYIPSTDTYIEKDSAINDEIDRLRHSATAALSERRDVIIVASVSCIYSLGDPIDYRSMVISLRPGMQMERDELCEKLVTLQYERNDVNFIRNKFRVHGDIVDIYLAYMSELAIRVEFFGDEIDRITEFNPLTGAKQNVVKHVAIFPASHYIVSADKKAAAIEKIRAECDAQVKQFTSEGKLIEAQRIQQRTNYDIEMLTEVGICKGIENYSAVLSGRAPGSMPTTLLDYFPEDFLLFVDESHVTLPQVRAMYGGDYARKKTLVEYGFRLPSAFDNRPLKFEEVESKLNQMIFVSATPGEYERQNSTQVAQQVIRPTGLLDPLISVRPVEGQVTDLLGEINARIQRHERVLVTTLTKKMAEDLTDYFTEQGIKVKYMHHEVDTFERMEIIKDLRLGTIDVVVGINLLREGLDLPEVSLVAILDADKEGFLRSETSLIQTIGRAARNAEGLVIMYADEVTDSMDRAITETERRRAIQMAYNAAHGIVPKTIVKAIPDSIEISDKAENAKMNTRRMGKLEREAAIDRLTREMKEAAKLLEFEHAAFLRDQIDRLRRGENPTVDSSAETERKQNHAQTQRRGRKYLGKR
- a CDS encoding Mrp/NBP35 family ATP-binding protein: MSEECTHDCSNCGAACSSRNAAPQHDAPNPNSSVKKVIGVVSGKGGVGKSMTSALLACAMARRGYHCGILDADITGPSIPKLFGIHGRAMVDDKGCWPIQSRMGIDVMSINLLVENEEDPVVWRGPVIAGAVKQFWTDVVWKDVDFLFVDMPPGTGDVPLTVFQSLPVDGIVVVASPQELVSMIVAKAVNMAEMMKVPMLGIVENMSYIVCPDCGKHINVFGDSHVDEVAAKHHLPVLAKCPIDPQLAALSDAGMIETYGGQFLEGAADACEKLLK